One part of the Vitis riparia cultivar Riparia Gloire de Montpellier isolate 1030 chromosome 15, EGFV_Vit.rip_1.0, whole genome shotgun sequence genome encodes these proteins:
- the LOC117931808 gene encoding uncharacterized protein LOC117931808, producing MEAEVGDTWEEWEKKKQDLLKFCMEGNWGMVADMYDKYPSLQNAKLSTSGETALHIAVWESAEDIVHRLVELIDKQSERRWQTPSALWIPNHRGNTPLHLAALIGNVGMCMCIAGRNEELLDLRNNAGETPLFLAALRGKKDAFLYLHQICGAERQYECHRRHRDGQTILHVAIIGEYFDLAYEIICKYDDRLIYAVNEKGCTPLHLLASKPDVFRSGSRLSGFLSRIIYHCLPVEKLKETFPDYTFQPTCTDMHAHFSPENKTRINFFQPLLKMVQNMIKRSGLHVEKPTNEPVPVGNSLPTFKGKMKPEKYPANYKTCINFFQPLLKMLHNMITRPGKPSSNVEAEEGRHPLLFPPNYHTSIMIIKTICRAMLVILDLIGLIDIQKLQEKKEKNIWSVQIMDLMLLKSSHRNYYSSFSGCHPGLIKDFPDSDEPENTDWCTAILKEDLSSKQPIQGREAPILLAAKNGITKMVERILDVSPWPFWTGTQTART from the exons ATGGAAGCTGAAGTGGGAGATACTTGGGAGGAGtgggagaagaaaaaacaagattTGTTGAAATTTTGCATGGAAGGCAACTGGGGAATGGTTGCAGATATGTATGACAAATATCCAAGCCTTCAAAATGCCAAGCTTAGCACATCAGGGGAGACAGCATTGCATATAGCTGTCTGGGAAAGCGCAGAAGATATAGTTCACAGGCTAGTTGAATTGATTGATAAACAGAGCGAGAGGAGATGGCAAACACCAAGCGCTCTATGGATACCAAACCATCGAGGGAATACGCCACTCCATCTAGCAGCATTGATTGGAAATGTTGGCATGTGCATGTGCATAGCTGGAAGGAATGAAGAGCTCCTGGACCTTCGCAACAATGCAGGGGAAACGCCTCTCTTCTTGGCTGCTCTTCGTGGTAAAAAGGACGCTTTCCTTTACCTCCATCAGATATGCGGCGCAGAGAGACAGTATGAGTGCCATCGAAGACATAGAGATGGCCAAACCATTCTTCATGTTGCCATCATTGGCGAATACTTTG ATTTGGCATATGAAATAATTTGCAAGTATGATGACCGACTTATCTATGCTGTCAACGAGAAAGGGTGCACTCCACTCCATCTCCTGGCCAGTAAACCAGATGTATTCAGAAGTGGTTCTCGCCTTAGCGGATTCCTCAGCAGAATTATTTATCACT GTTTACCTGTGGAAAAACTCAAGGAAACATTCCCTGATTACACTTTCCAGCCAACTTGTACAGACATGCATGCACATTTTTCTCCAGAGAACAAGACACgtatcaatttttttcaaccaTTGTTGAAAATGGTGCAGAACATGATTAAAAGATCAG GTTTACATGTGGAGAAACCCACGAATGAACCGGTCCCTGTCGGCAATTCCTTGCCAACtttcaaaggaaaaatgaagCCTGAGAAATATCCAGCGAACTACAAGACatgtatcaatttttttcaaccaTTGCTGAAAATGCTGCACAACATGATCACAAGACCAG GGAAACCATCAAGCAATGTTGAAGCTGAAGAAGGACGACATCCTCTACTTTTCCCCCCAAATTATCACACAAGTATCATGATCATCAAAACTATATGCAGAGCAATGCTGGTCATCCTTGATTTAATAG GATTAATAGACATACAGAAgttacaagaaaagaaagagaagaacaTATGGTCTGTTCAGATCATGGACCTTATGCTTCTTAAATCTTCTCACCGTAACTATTATTCCAGTTTTAGTGGATGTCATCCAGGGCTAATAAAAGATTTTCCTGATAGTGACGAGCCAGAGAATACAG ATTGGTGCACTGCGATTTTGAAAGAAGATTTGAGCTCGAAACAGCCTATCCAAGGAAGGGAGGCACCAATACTACTTGCAGCGAAGAATGGTATAACTAAAATGGTTGAGCGAATCCTAGATGTTTCCCCATGGCCATTCTGGACAGGGACTCAGACGGCAAGAACATAG